One Drosophila subpulchrella strain 33 F10 #4 breed RU33 chromosome 2R, RU_Dsub_v1.1 Primary Assembly, whole genome shotgun sequence genomic window, catatcatatcatatcataatATATGATTTTAACAAATAGGCCAAAAGTTAGTCTCTCTATCACATAATTTCCTGTAACGATATCACTTTATTTCGGTCGCACCATAATGTTAACAGTCTTGTAGCTGTATGAGAAGCCCTTCCAATCTCCCCAAGTGATTCCAGAGGCATATAGATCGGGACTGCTATAGTTACCACTCAGATAGGCACCATTCAGATTGCTGCAAAGGATGCGGTATGATTATTGGGATCTAAAGATCATAGTATGGTTAAGAACTTTACCTGTAAAGGCAATCCTTGTACCACCAAGCTCCCATGTACCTGGCGGCACAATTGATGTTGCTTTTGTCGTTATCCTTGTCAAAGGTGCTGAAAGACTGGTTCAGATGATATCTCAGGCTGTCTCCAGCGGATCCACTGTACACTCCAAGTTGAGTTAGCGAGTAGTTACTGTACACATTGCCCACACTGAACAGATTGTAGTGGGCATATCGCTTCGCTCCAGTGAAATCAACCATTTGAATATACAGCTCCTGAGGTTCCAGGGCCGTAATCTTGTTCAAATTATTCAGGCCGAGGAAGAAGTTAGCCTTTAGGTCTCCGAAACCCGCTTGATAAGAGGTCCAGTTGCGGAAGAAATTCTCCTCCACACTGACCCTTCGCTGGATGACCAACCAACCTTTTCCGGCGATTGACACATCGCAGTATACCTCGATTATATCAGAACCCACTTGGATCTTCTGAACACCGCTTTTCTTGGGGTTTAACTCTTTGCAAGACGATGAATACTTTTTGAACGTCTGGATCTTCACATTTTCACCTGTTTCGGCACTGGCTAAATAAATTAGGCCTAGCGAAAACAAGCAGAGTACGAGGCAAATGGGTTTCATTGCGTTGGCCCTAATCAACTATGAATTCAATTGGCTAAGACAGCCCATTTTATATCACTTGCTTTACCCCTTATCACATTTCCGTAATTACGAAGAAGTCAATTGATAAAGCCCTTTTAGATTTAATCAATTGACGAATCTGCTAGTAACACAAAGTGTTTATAGATAAGAAACTAATATAAAAGTGGTTACTCATTTATATGGGGTACTTTTCTTAGGAATATATTATCTGCAATCTCCTTTCTGGGAACCCCGTCACCTGGGTACCCTTTTGGAGTTGGTCAAAACAGTAAATGGTATTTATTTTGTCGAATGTATAATCATTTTAAGTCACAAATCAAAACTGTAAGATTAATATTTCTATATCATGTCTGTATATCATGTCAACTACGAATAATCTGGTAGGGCTATCTTTTGAGCTTTAAATTAGTGAAATCCTTGTGGATTGAATGGATTAGTGTTAATTGAAAAGTAAAATTCTCAACTTATTAATATCAGGAAACTGAGCTTATTTCTAATAATATATATGCATCCCTCTGATAGTAATCTAACTATATTTATTGGAAGTCTATAACCATAAACTTGTATAAATGCCGTGTTCGTATCtataaacaaacaacaactTTTCGGTGGAGATCGACTGCTGATATTGCCAGGTAATATTATTGTACATGTTACATATTACGAAGcgttatacaaatatttacgGAGAATCCATTGCCAGAGGGCCACCCATTTCCTGTGTCTTGGCAGTTGGATGCACTTTGGACAAGTGTCAAAAGGTGTCACCCAAGGTGCTACACCCCCAACCCATATAtcttataatttttgtttttgtttttgacaaCTTTTGGAATAATGTGACAGGGCCTGTCGGCTACCAAAGTTGGCTTTTTGTCTCAAGACAACTCGAACGACAGCAGAAATAAGAGCCACCTACAAAGTGTACACATAGACCCTACACCCACTTCTACTGGTTCCTACTCCCATTTCCCGTACCCCCAACATATGCCACACCATTATTCCAAGCAACAAACAGAAACAAACAAATGAACAAATATTTGCCACAAAGAGCGAGGAAGACAAGCCCAAGAGGAAGACGACTGGGAGCCTGAAGAACGATAAAATGGCATTTATGATAAATACATAATACTCGATGTTTACCCACTCATTCAGTAACACATATAGGACAGTGAAAGAAAAATTGGGTCTATGTAAATAAGACAATAATTTGTTGAGTTTCAAtatgaataataaataataaagttaattatttataataagtGGCTTACAAAGACTTGATAAAATGTTCTTGAGAATTATACGTTTTATAATTGGATAATGATTAGAAAGGGGTATTTCTGAAAACTTCCCTTCATCAgcatttttaagaatttgtttttaagtTAGGGTTTATCCCATAAATCCAATCtcttttttttcagtgcatgATAAATAGGCTATAGACGTGTTGTCTACGGCATTTGGCACAGCGCTGAAGAACGGAGGCGAACGGAATGGGAACTGGAGTTGGGGAGCCAGAGAAACAGAACAGCATTCAAGTGTCAAAGTGACAGTTTCGAAATTGATTGCAGCAGCGGTTATTGTGTGTGAGTTTGCCTGATAAATAAGGCAGCTTTAAACCGACTTAACCGAGGGCCATTGGGGTTATCTAATAGAGCCAGCCGAAAGATAGACACCTAGATAGCACACCCTTCTGCTCCATATCAATATCAACTTGTTCAGATGATTGACAGGCGACACGTGGTCAGCTCCCCGGAGTTTATGCGCTTTCGATTATCGTGATCACGTCGCCGTCCTGGCATAAACGATACTTGCCCCATAGACCCAACCCACCTAGCCCATTTTCAGTTCCACCGATGACAACGGAATATAAATAAGTAATGGAAAATTACATAAATTCTTGGCATGCCTACGCGTATGAGAAATGAATCGATACCAATCAACCAGACCCATAGCCAATGCCAAGTAAACCCAGGCGGAGACCAAAAATTATTGGGAGTACGGGACGCCGCCTGTCAAATATCGCCAAACAAATTGACAAAGAGGGTAGGGGCGGAACTAACGAACGTTACGAATGGCATAGAACAGGAAAATAAAGGAAATTTATGGTTAAGGCCCCCAACAAGAGCACAAGGTGACCAGGCTGCCCCAAACACCTGGAGCATATCATACATGAGAAGAAAATGTGTTATACGTCCAGAAAATTGACAAAAAGTTGAGCATTTTTTGCCCATTTTCTCATCCGCAAGTTAAACTAAATGTTGGTTTTAAACTATAGATTGCAATTTCTCTCTTTGTCTGAAATCTACTTTTAGTTTGCGGTCGAGAAAACGGACAATAGTATCATATAATCaactaaattttaaatgctcttcattataatactataaaaaATGGTAAGATATAAAATGATATACCActctttttttaataataagataacttcaaaaatatatcttaTACTTTTTTAGAACTAAAATGTAACCTTTTGATCAATTTTCTTATAGGTTTTCATAGTTGTTGAAATAATTCTAAGAACATATTCATATGCTTTAAGATACCTACTATAAAGAATTTGCATTCAAACCGTATAATTTTATTCCCCATTTCTGAGTATTACTTTTTAGCTCAGTGCTGGAGTAAATAAATGAAGTGCCatgtgaaaatatttcacacgTGCTACGGCGAAAAATACTCTGTGGGCAACAATTTGCGATTGTGGGGCTCGGCTGGCCGTTGGATTGTTGGATTGCTGGGCTGTTTAGTGGTTGTTGGGTTATTTGGTATCCATTAGATACAAATCGGCGGTGCTGTTGCGGTTCATTAATTCCGCGGCGTTTGACAAATGCAGCGCCAGGAAACGACAACCACAAAACCAAGGCGACCGATGGACTGATTTGAATACATCGCTGCCAGCGTTGTGCGGgccatttgcatttttaaacGATTTTCTCATTTGGGTTCTTTGGTTTTCtgatttcgattttttttgtgtgttgtTTTTCGAATTTCTTGTTACCGCTTCAATTATGTAAAGAGCGGtcgacatttttttttttgtcgtttGGGGTCGCCGGCTTTCGGGGACTGTAGCCCCCACATTTGAACCCACCGCAAAGTGATGATAAGGGGGCTTCGAGTAGGAGATATGTATATACTCACATAACTGCACATGTTCCTCTTTTTCTGGCCACGCCCCGTACATAATTCCCAAATGCCTCAGATGAGCAGAGGGGAAAAAAAAGAGCACAAATGCAAAAGACACGGGGGATATTTATTTGGGGGCAGGGGCCAGGGTTTCTTTCGGCGGCCTGGATAGACCCCCAACACTTACGGCCCCGGCTATGTATGAAAATTAATGTTGGCAATCTGTAAAATCCTGTAAAGCGTAACTCAAACTCGCCACtaaaaaacacagaaaaaGACACGCGAATTAATAAGCAACGGGATGTCCAGTGATGGGAACTTGCTCAATCGTATCGATGAGGATGTTCTGGATCTCCATCTTAAGAATTCCTATATGAAGCATGCAAGGCTTGCATTACAATCCCTTTAAAATGTAAGCAGAAAAGTTTGGTGGGACTTCTTTAAAACTTCACTCTGTTTCTGACATCATTACCTTTAAATAAAAGGCTTTAATATAATGTGCAAAATACACAATATGTAAAAAATGGTATAGATACGTTGTTCTCAAGAACTTTTGAGAATATATTCCTTTCTGCACTTTCctaagcttttattttttccaaaatcttcACTATTCAATTTCGAACATTTTGATATTATAATCTTTCGAAATGAAAATGGTGTTCTATCTAATAACACAATACCCATTTAAATGCCATCCCTAAGAGGAAATTGCCAAAGgcatttcttgttttattcatttttttttgtttgttgccAAGCATTTAGTCTATTACAAAGTTGTATTTTTACTTTTGCGAAATTTATACAATCCAGGGGACTGTGGCTGAATAAATAGACGAATTTCATAAATGCCCtatatcatttttaaaaacaaaccaCAAAAGGTGGtgaaaaactttaattttttattttttaaaatgccaaaataaagttatatattttcgTATGTATAAAAGTGCATTGAAACTTCGTTGTTGGCCGtctgaaaattttttgaaaattttaattaaaattgtggCCGCGGAAATTTGTGCGCGCTTCGGTGTGGAAGGAAACCCCGTTCCATGGTTCTCCTGGCCGACTCCCCCGAACCCCCCCTGAGTCGCCCATGTGGCTGCATTGCTGCGCCGCTGTTGCAAGTTGCATGTTGCATGTGTTGCAGGTTTTACAAGACGGGCGACAACGCTTGTTCAACATGCCTGTTCCTCCTTTTCCCCATCTTGCACTCACACTCGCATCCCAGCGAAATGATCGACGACGTTGCAAAGTATTAAAGTCAGCGCGACACAATCTGCATATTAaaggaaaatgaaaaaaaatgcaGCAACTTGTTGCACAAATACCAACGAATGCAGTCAGGGGTACAGTCGTAATTCGGATAGGCGAATGTCCcaattttgttatttaaaaatgttaattttttttggaaaacaAATAAACTGTGTTTACACTTACAcataaaaaaacacaaaattaTTGGgaaagtttaaaatttttaggtTATAAGGAGTGTAGTTTGCTGTAAAAAAAAGTGGACCCCTGAAACCTATATTTTGGGAGGATCTAAAACAGTTCTAGGAAGCtgtgtttatattttaacttgtaatgattataatttttctaGCTCTGTTAAAACTAGGAACGAGTTTTGCCACATTTTCTATTTGATCCTTAATTTGATCCATAATTATTtgaaagaaattttttttttttgtgaattgAATTTTGTGTCATAAAGATATCAGATCACAGTTAAGTAAAGATTTCTGAAATGAGAtaattgaaaaattttaaaattttaaacatgcgacaataaaatatattttttttaaatccaaaATCTCATTTATCGATGTTCGCCTGTACTTGCGCACATGCAGAAATTAATACACGCCTGACGGGCTCACAATCAAATGAAACGGCCACTGCGAACCGGCCGCGACTGGACGGGATCGGATCGGCGGGTCTTGGGGGGGATATTGTGGGGGATTCGGACTGGACCCGGCCCAAACCGCTTGCAGGTGTTTGGCCCGGCCT contains:
- the LOC119550810 gene encoding ficolin-1, producing MKPICLVLCLFSLGLIYLASAETGENVKIQTFKKYSSSCKELNPKKSGVQKIQVGSDIIEVYCDVSIAGKGWLVIQRRVSVEENFFRNWTSYQAGFGDLKANFFLGLNNLNKITALEPQELYIQMVDFTGAKRYAHYNLFSVGNVYSNYSLTQLGVYSGSAGDSLRYHLNQSFSTFDKDNDKSNINCAARYMGAWWYKDCLYSNLNGAYLSGNYSSPDLYASGITWGDWKGFSYSYKTVNIMVRPK